In Aquimarina sp. TRL1, a single window of DNA contains:
- a CDS encoding DUF6428 family protein, translating into MNTSEFISILTEHPHSQLIFEYTPGQFVGTNYHITEVKHISIESVDCGAGTSSWKETVIQLWESPKEIGKKEYMKTQKAIEILAKVGQIKPYQMDAPLKIEYGNNTFHTSQLHIESYESTKEDLIIKLSLDQTDCKAKETCGVPAKETFQQETTCSPGSGCC; encoded by the coding sequence ATGAACACATCAGAATTCATATCTATACTAACTGAGCACCCTCATTCACAACTCATTTTCGAATACACTCCAGGGCAATTTGTCGGCACGAATTACCATATCACAGAGGTAAAACACATCTCAATAGAATCTGTAGACTGTGGAGCCGGAACAAGTTCCTGGAAGGAAACGGTTATCCAATTATGGGAAAGCCCAAAGGAAATCGGCAAAAAAGAATATATGAAAACCCAAAAGGCAATCGAAATATTAGCCAAGGTTGGACAAATAAAGCCATACCAAATGGACGCCCCTCTAAAAATAGAATACGGAAATAACACATTCCACACTTCTCAACTCCATATAGAATCATATGAAAGCACAAAAGAAGATCTAATTATAAAACTTTCTCTTGATCAAACAGATTGCAAGGCTAAAGAGACATGTGGCGTTCCTGCAAAAGAAACCTTCCAACAAGAAACAACCTGCTCTCCGGGTAGTGGTTGTTGCTAA
- a CDS encoding helix-turn-helix transcriptional regulator encodes MGITKNQIFSQEQNELAQFFKVLGHPARIAILQYISTQNTCICNDIVEEIGLAQATISQHLRELKSIGLLKGEIDGKSICYCINIDRWNEIHQILHSFFNTTKNNCC; translated from the coding sequence ATGGGAATTACTAAAAACCAAATTTTCAGTCAGGAACAAAATGAACTTGCCCAATTCTTTAAAGTACTGGGACATCCGGCAAGAATTGCAATTTTGCAATACATAAGCACTCAAAACACATGTATATGTAATGATATTGTAGAAGAAATAGGATTGGCACAAGCAACCATCTCTCAACATCTTAGAGAGCTTAAAAGTATTGGATTATTAAAAGGTGAAATCGACGGAAAAAGTATTTGTTACTGTATCAATATCGATCGATGGAATGAAATCCATCAAATTTTACATTCCTTTTTTAATACTACAAAAAACAACTGTTGTTAA
- a CDS encoding TM2 domain-containing protein produces MSEENNNLGDDIKKGAEEAFETAKETANEFAEEVKDTFNNASGENKKVMAGILGILIGSLGIHKFILGYTKEGIIQIIITFVTCGAGGLIGLIEGIIYLTKSDEEFYQTYQVGKKPWF; encoded by the coding sequence ATGAGCGAGGAAAACAACAACCTTGGGGATGATATTAAAAAAGGAGCAGAAGAAGCTTTTGAAACTGCCAAAGAAACCGCTAATGAGTTTGCAGAAGAAGTAAAAGACACTTTTAACAACGCTTCTGGCGAAAACAAAAAAGTTATGGCAGGAATCTTAGGAATTCTTATAGGTTCTTTAGGTATCCATAAATTCATTCTGGGATATACCAAAGAAGGTATTATTCAAATTATCATTACGTTCGTAACTTGTGGAGCAGGTGGACTAATAGGATTAATAGAAGGTATTATCTACCTTACCAAGTCTGACGAAGAGTTTTATCAAACATATCAGGTAGGCAAAAAACCCTGGTTCTAA
- a CDS encoding DUF1801 domain-containing protein — MKSNATTPEEYIASLPEERKKAIAALRKVILNNIPEGFSEVISYGMIGYVIPHEIYPEGYHCDPELPLPFLNIASQKNHIAVYHAGIYADKKLLDWFTNEYSKHSTRKLDMGKSCIRFRKADQIPLELIGELASKISTSEWISLYESNIKKK; from the coding sequence GTGAAATCCAATGCTACAACCCCCGAAGAATACATCGCTTCATTACCAGAGGAAAGAAAAAAAGCCATTGCTGCCTTGAGAAAAGTAATTTTAAACAATATTCCCGAAGGATTTTCAGAAGTAATAAGTTATGGGATGATCGGGTATGTAATTCCTCATGAAATATACCCAGAAGGATACCATTGCGATCCGGAATTACCCTTACCTTTTTTAAACATTGCTTCACAGAAAAACCATATTGCTGTTTATCACGCCGGTATATATGCTGATAAAAAACTACTTGACTGGTTCACTAATGAATACTCAAAACACAGCACAAGAAAGTTAGATATGGGAAAAAGTTGTATTCGTTTTAGAAAAGCAGACCAAATACCCTTAGAACTTATTGGAGAATTAGCTTCAAAGATCTCTACATCAGAATGGATTTCTCTTTATGAATCAAACATAAAGAAGAAATAA
- a CDS encoding 2-hydroxyacid dehydrogenase, with protein MKILHLDSNHPLLKNELSELGFTNHEDFSSTKEEIEEIIYAYDGIIIRSRFAIDQTFLDKATNLKFIGRVGAGLENLDTTYAASKGIRLFNAPEGNRNAVGEHALGMLLSLFNKLNKADHEVRNGQWLREDNRGIELDLKTVSIIGYGNMGRAFARKLRGFDVEVICYDIKEDVENSDATQVDLQEIFEKTDVLSLHTPETPETIGMIHKEFINKFAKPFWLINTARGKSVVTEDLVDAMEEGKILGAGLDVLEYEKSSFENLFTSKNEMPTPFKKLLNMPNVLLSPHVAGWTIESKEKLASTIVHKIKSEFC; from the coding sequence ATGAAGATATTACACCTAGACAGTAACCATCCTTTATTAAAAAATGAATTATCCGAATTAGGTTTTACCAACCATGAAGATTTCTCTTCTACTAAAGAAGAAATTGAAGAGATAATCTACGCATATGATGGAATTATCATTCGCAGTCGATTTGCCATTGACCAAACCTTTCTGGACAAAGCTACAAACTTAAAATTCATTGGAAGAGTTGGTGCTGGTCTAGAAAATCTAGATACCACTTATGCAGCATCAAAAGGAATTCGTCTTTTTAATGCTCCTGAAGGCAATCGAAATGCAGTAGGAGAACATGCGCTGGGAATGCTTTTATCCCTCTTCAACAAACTAAACAAAGCTGATCACGAAGTAAGAAACGGACAATGGCTTAGAGAAGACAACAGGGGTATCGAATTAGACCTAAAAACAGTAAGCATTATTGGATATGGAAACATGGGACGAGCATTCGCCAGAAAACTTCGAGGTTTTGATGTAGAGGTCATCTGTTATGACATCAAAGAAGATGTAGAAAACAGCGATGCCACCCAAGTTGATTTGCAAGAAATTTTTGAAAAAACCGATGTTTTGAGTCTTCATACCCCAGAAACTCCCGAAACCATTGGAATGATTCATAAAGAATTCATTAATAAATTCGCCAAACCTTTTTGGCTCATCAACACTGCGCGGGGAAAAAGCGTTGTTACCGAAGACCTGGTAGATGCCATGGAAGAAGGGAAAATCCTCGGTGCCGGACTCGATGTGTTAGAGTACGAAAAATCATCATTTGAAAACCTATTTACTTCAAAAAATGAAATGCCTACTCCTTTTAAAAAATTATTAAATATGCCTAATGTCCTTTTGAGTCCTCACGTAGCCGGATGGACAATAGAGTCCAAAGAGAAGTTAGCCTCAACCATTGTACATAAAATAAAATCTGAGTTTTGCTAA
- a CDS encoding cupin domain-containing protein codes for MEVINIQKKLSKFDKQWHPHRITIVDDHQVYLSKISGDFIWHTHEDSDELFHVVKGTLYMKFRERTVQVNAGEMLLVPKGTEHCPSTKNGEEVHLLVFEKLNTKHTGNTTTEKTISDYPTI; via the coding sequence ATGGAAGTAATCAACATCCAAAAAAAGCTTTCTAAATTCGACAAGCAATGGCATCCTCACCGTATCACTATAGTAGATGACCACCAAGTATATCTTTCTAAAATTTCAGGAGATTTTATATGGCATACTCATGAAGATTCTGATGAATTATTCCATGTAGTCAAAGGAACCTTATACATGAAATTTAGAGAAAGAACAGTGCAGGTAAATGCCGGAGAGATGCTTCTTGTCCCTAAGGGAACAGAACATTGTCCTTCTACTAAAAATGGCGAAGAAGTACACCTTCTTGTATTCGAAAAACTAAATACGAAACACACAGGAAATACAACTACAGAAAAGACAATTTCTGATTACCCAACAATTTAA
- the mgtE gene encoding magnesium transporter, translating into MPFEISGELITKVKSFIEEKDNAQLETFLNEFHFADIAEIITELTIKEATYLIKLLDSEKTSEALMELEEDLRERILENLSAKEIAEEIEEMDTDDAADIISELPENRVENIIAQIEDEEHAEHIVELLKYDEDTAGGLMAKELVKVKESWTVAGCVREMRAQAENVTRVHSIYVVDKDGKLKGRLSLKDLLTASTKSHISEVYIKKVDYVTVDTEGEDVARIMQKYDLEAIPVVDNENILVGRITIDDIVDFIKEEAEKDYQLAAGISQDVEADDNVWELTRARLPWLILGLLGGLGSVFIMQDYEEIMNDDRYKTLFFYTPLIAAMAGNVGVQSSAIIVQGLANDVVKGSLWNRLLKEISLSLINGTALAVLVIIFGFFFGNPLPFSLTIAAALMCVIIVAALIGTFVPIILDKRGIDPAIATGPFITTSNDIFGIFLFFFIAKIILGI; encoded by the coding sequence ATGCCATTTGAGATATCAGGCGAACTTATCACCAAGGTCAAATCTTTTATTGAAGAAAAGGACAATGCTCAGCTAGAAACTTTCCTCAATGAATTTCATTTTGCCGATATCGCAGAAATCATTACAGAACTCACCATTAAAGAAGCGACCTATTTAATAAAACTATTAGATAGTGAAAAAACCTCTGAAGCCTTAATGGAGTTAGAGGAAGACTTAAGGGAACGTATTCTAGAAAACTTATCTGCAAAGGAAATTGCAGAAGAAATTGAAGAAATGGACACCGATGATGCTGCGGATATCATTTCTGAACTTCCTGAGAACAGAGTAGAAAACATCATTGCTCAAATCGAAGATGAAGAACATGCGGAGCATATTGTTGAGCTTCTAAAATACGATGAGGATACCGCTGGAGGACTCATGGCTAAGGAGCTTGTAAAGGTAAAAGAAAGCTGGACTGTAGCCGGTTGTGTCAGAGAAATGAGAGCGCAGGCAGAAAATGTAACACGAGTACACTCAATTTATGTAGTTGACAAAGATGGAAAATTAAAAGGAAGATTATCTTTAAAAGATCTCCTGACAGCTTCTACCAAATCTCATATCAGCGAAGTCTACATAAAAAAAGTAGACTATGTAACAGTAGACACAGAAGGTGAAGATGTTGCCAGAATTATGCAAAAATATGATCTAGAAGCTATCCCTGTCGTAGATAATGAGAACATCCTTGTCGGACGTATTACCATAGATGATATTGTAGATTTCATAAAAGAAGAAGCCGAAAAGGATTATCAGTTAGCAGCTGGTATCTCTCAGGATGTTGAAGCGGATGATAATGTATGGGAACTAACAAGAGCTCGTCTCCCCTGGTTAATTTTGGGATTATTAGGAGGACTAGGAAGCGTATTCATTATGCAGGATTATGAAGAAATCATGAATGATGACCGATATAAAACCTTATTCTTTTACACCCCGTTAATTGCTGCGATGGCAGGAAATGTAGGAGTTCAATCTTCTGCAATTATCGTACAGGGATTAGCAAACGATGTTGTCAAAGGAAGCTTATGGAACCGCCTTCTGAAAGAAATTAGTTTAAGCCTTATCAACGGAACTGCTTTAGCCGTATTGGTTATTATTTTTGGATTTTTCTTTGGAAATCCTTTGCCATTTAGTCTCACTATAGCAGCAGCTCTTATGTGTGTTATCATAGTAGCAGCATTGATCGGAACTTTTGTTCCTATTATTCTAGACAAGAGAGGAATTGATCCAGCCATTGCCACAGGTCCTTTTATCACTACCAGCAATGATATTTTTGGTATTTTTCTCTTTTTCTTTATTGCCAAAATCATTCTTGGAATCTGA
- the rsmA gene encoding 16S rRNA (adenine(1518)-N(6)/adenine(1519)-N(6))-dimethyltransferase RsmA gives MSKSKKNRKHSSRDYNRPEKTAVKAKKHLGQHFLKDENIAQQIGDTLTLQGYKNVLEIGPGMGVLTKYILPKDVDFIAMDLDTESIEYLMNSFRIEHASSISHKKLFQVLEADFLKYDLDNLFEKQQFAITGNFPYNISSQIIFKMLTHKERVPELTGMFQKEVAQRICEKSGTKAYGILSVLTQAFYDAEYLFTVPPDVFNPPPKVDSGVIRLIRKKETSLPCSEKLFFTVVKTAFGQRRKTLRNSLKSFSLNDEKKSLDIMNKRPEQLNVQQFIELTLLLEQE, from the coding sequence ATGTCTAAATCCAAAAAAAATAGAAAGCACTCATCAAGAGACTATAACAGACCTGAAAAAACTGCCGTAAAAGCAAAAAAACATTTAGGACAACATTTCTTAAAAGATGAGAACATTGCTCAACAAATTGGAGATACGCTAACATTACAGGGATATAAAAACGTATTGGAAATTGGTCCGGGAATGGGAGTACTAACCAAATACATTCTCCCCAAAGACGTGGACTTTATAGCAATGGATCTAGACACTGAATCCATTGAGTACCTTATGAATAGTTTTCGGATTGAACATGCCTCATCTATTTCTCATAAAAAATTATTTCAGGTACTAGAAGCAGACTTTCTTAAATACGACTTAGACAATCTTTTTGAGAAACAACAATTTGCCATTACAGGAAATTTCCCTTATAACATTTCTTCTCAGATCATTTTCAAAATGTTAACCCATAAGGAAAGGGTTCCCGAATTAACAGGAATGTTTCAAAAAGAGGTAGCACAGCGTATATGCGAAAAAAGCGGCACTAAAGCCTATGGGATTTTGTCTGTCCTTACCCAAGCGTTCTACGATGCTGAGTATCTATTTACAGTACCTCCTGATGTTTTTAATCCCCCTCCCAAAGTCGACAGCGGTGTTATTCGACTAATTCGAAAAAAAGAAACTTCTCTTCCCTGTTCTGAAAAATTGTTTTTTACTGTTGTAAAAACTGCTTTTGGACAACGTCGCAAAACACTTAGAAACAGCCTGAAATCTTTTTCGCTGAATGATGAAAAAAAATCACTCGACATTATGAACAAACGTCCAGAACAACTCAACGTACAACAATTCATAGAACTTACATTATTACTGGAACAAGAATAA
- a CDS encoding DUF4286 family protein yields MYIYNVTINVEESIHEEWIEWMKKEHIPQMLATGKFSKALMTRVLVEEEMGGITYSVQYTTENKETLQQYYTENAEKLRAESNRFAGKFVAFRTELEILSEQHV; encoded by the coding sequence ATGTACATTTACAATGTGACCATCAACGTAGAAGAGAGCATCCATGAAGAATGGATTGAATGGATGAAAAAAGAACACATTCCACAAATGTTAGCTACTGGAAAATTCAGCAAAGCCTTAATGACTCGTGTTCTGGTCGAAGAAGAGATGGGAGGAATCACATATTCTGTTCAGTACACGACAGAAAACAAAGAAACTTTGCAGCAATACTATACTGAGAATGCCGAGAAACTACGTGCAGAATCCAACCGATTTGCTGGTAAATTTGTTGCTTTTAGAACAGAATTAGAAATCCTTAGTGAACAGCATGTCTAA
- a CDS encoding tetratricopeptide repeat protein, with the protein MRFLYFILLCSLPVFGQSIQLAKNYTDQGEYEKAISVYKKLYKQNPYRLNYILGLTSAYQQLEKFNEAEKVLKEAINKSPKNLQFLVELGHHFDLQGLKEKATFEYNKAIDSYDQNNTNQAYSLAQAFEKYSLLDQAALIYEKGMTYNPGANFNLRLAKIYGEQGKVEKMFQSYLSLIKTQPSYKNIILRNFSDYITEDPLHEPNIIFRKLLIKNLQKNPDILYNEMLSWFFVQQKQFNKAFVQEKAIYKRKNESLQRIIDLARIAISHKDLEAATMILNYILEAEDAHNDMKLTAHKIILKARTDKASKKEYKKINEQYLHVFDTYGRSRETIGLQTDYAHFLAFNQDMKQEAITFLKDILKKERLSRFQSSRIKMKIADILVLDQKFNQALIYYTQVQNALKNNFLAQDARFKVAKTSYYKGDFKWAQTQLDVLKSSTSQLIANDAMELSLIISDNSLEDSTYTALKIYAKADLLAFQNKNREAIETLEKILVSHKGEKIEDEAFYKQAKLYEKEKEYEKAKVNYLKIIEFYSTDILADDAYYALAALYTQHLGQPEKAKELYEKIIFNHADSIYYVDARKKYRALRGDDIN; encoded by the coding sequence ATGCGCTTTCTTTATTTCATCCTATTATGTTCATTACCAGTATTTGGTCAATCCATACAGCTGGCTAAAAACTATACGGACCAAGGGGAGTACGAAAAAGCAATCTCAGTATACAAAAAGCTATATAAACAAAACCCGTATCGACTAAATTATATCTTAGGACTGACCAGCGCGTATCAGCAACTGGAAAAGTTTAACGAGGCGGAAAAAGTCTTAAAAGAAGCAATTAATAAATCCCCAAAAAACTTACAATTTCTTGTCGAGTTAGGTCACCATTTCGATCTTCAAGGACTAAAAGAAAAAGCAACGTTCGAATACAATAAAGCCATCGATTCATACGATCAAAACAACACGAATCAAGCATACTCTTTGGCACAAGCTTTTGAAAAATACAGTTTATTAGATCAGGCCGCTCTGATCTACGAAAAAGGGATGACGTATAATCCCGGAGCAAATTTCAATCTTCGTCTGGCTAAAATTTATGGAGAGCAAGGAAAGGTCGAGAAGATGTTTCAAAGCTATCTTTCTCTGATAAAAACACAACCTAGTTACAAAAACATTATCCTTAGAAACTTTAGCGATTACATTACAGAAGATCCTCTTCATGAGCCCAATATCATCTTTAGAAAACTGTTAATAAAAAATCTACAAAAGAATCCTGATATTTTATATAACGAAATGCTAAGTTGGTTTTTTGTTCAGCAAAAGCAATTCAACAAAGCCTTTGTACAGGAAAAAGCCATTTATAAAAGGAAAAATGAAAGCTTACAGCGCATTATTGATCTTGCCAGAATTGCTATAAGCCATAAAGATCTGGAAGCTGCCACCATGATTTTGAATTACATATTAGAAGCCGAAGATGCCCATAATGACATGAAGCTTACAGCTCATAAAATTATTCTCAAAGCCAGAACGGATAAAGCCAGCAAGAAAGAATACAAAAAAATAAACGAACAATACCTTCATGTGTTTGACACCTACGGGCGATCCAGAGAAACCATTGGCCTGCAAACTGATTATGCTCATTTTCTGGCATTTAATCAAGATATGAAACAAGAAGCCATCACCTTCTTAAAAGACATCTTAAAAAAAGAACGGTTATCGAGATTTCAATCCTCCCGGATCAAAATGAAAATAGCAGACATTCTTGTACTCGACCAAAAATTTAACCAGGCACTTATCTACTATACCCAGGTACAGAATGCATTAAAAAACAACTTCTTAGCTCAGGATGCCCGGTTTAAAGTTGCCAAAACAAGCTATTATAAAGGAGATTTTAAATGGGCTCAAACTCAATTAGATGTACTAAAATCATCTACCTCTCAGCTAATTGCTAATGACGCTATGGAACTCAGTCTAATCATTAGCGATAACTCATTAGAAGATTCTACCTATACTGCATTAAAAATATATGCCAAGGCAGATCTTCTCGCTTTTCAAAATAAAAACAGAGAAGCTATTGAAACTTTAGAAAAAATACTCGTATCTCATAAAGGAGAAAAAATCGAAGACGAAGCCTTCTACAAACAGGCAAAACTTTATGAAAAAGAAAAAGAATACGAAAAAGCAAAAGTAAACTACCTGAAAATCATAGAATTTTACAGCACTGATATTTTGGCAGATGATGCCTATTATGCTTTAGCTGCATTATACACTCAACATTTGGGGCAACCGGAAAAAGCAAAAGAGTTGTATGAAAAAATAATTTTTAATCATGCAGACAGTATTTATTATGTAGATGCCAGAAAAAAATATCGTGCCTTAAGGGGGGATGATATCAATTGA
- the serS gene encoding serine--tRNA ligase, whose amino-acid sequence MLLVQQIIENKEEFIQALAKRNFDAASSIEKIISLDEERRATQAKLDNTLAESNKISKEIGILFKNGEQQKATILKEKTSQLKETSKELSAKLNTVQEELTAILYTIPNIPHSSVAPGNTEEDNEEIFKEGTIPALEEGALPHWELAKKYDIIDFELGVKVSGAGFPIYKGKGARLQRALINYFLDKNTAAGYKEFQVPHLVNEASGYGTGQLPDKEGQMYHVTGDDLYLIPTAEVPVTNMYRDNLLQESDLPICCTGYTPCFRREAGSYGAHVRGLNRLHQFDKVEIVRIEKPENSYEALEGMVDHVKEILGELKLPYRILRLCGGDIGFTAALTYDFEVFSTAQDRWLEISSVSNFETFQANRLKLRYKDKNGKKQLAHTLNGSSLALPRVLAGILENYQTSKGIKIPEVLVPYCGFEYID is encoded by the coding sequence ATGTTATTAGTACAACAAATCATTGAAAACAAAGAGGAATTTATCCAGGCTTTAGCAAAGCGGAATTTTGATGCCGCTTCTTCTATAGAAAAGATAATTTCTCTTGATGAAGAACGTCGTGCCACACAGGCGAAACTTGATAACACCTTAGCAGAATCCAATAAAATATCTAAAGAAATTGGGATATTATTCAAAAATGGAGAGCAACAAAAAGCTACTATCTTAAAGGAAAAAACATCGCAATTAAAAGAAACATCCAAAGAATTATCAGCTAAGCTAAATACGGTTCAGGAAGAACTAACCGCAATATTATATACGATTCCTAATATTCCACATAGTTCTGTTGCCCCTGGAAATACAGAAGAAGACAATGAAGAAATATTCAAAGAAGGAACAATTCCTGCTTTGGAAGAAGGAGCATTACCTCACTGGGAACTTGCTAAAAAGTATGACATCATTGATTTTGAACTAGGCGTAAAAGTTAGTGGTGCTGGTTTTCCTATTTACAAAGGAAAGGGAGCAAGATTACAGCGTGCATTAATCAATTATTTTCTGGACAAAAACACTGCTGCGGGGTATAAAGAATTCCAGGTACCTCATTTGGTAAATGAGGCTTCGGGATACGGAACAGGACAATTACCTGACAAAGAAGGTCAGATGTACCATGTAACAGGAGATGACTTATACCTTATTCCAACTGCAGAAGTGCCCGTAACGAATATGTACAGAGACAATTTATTACAGGAAAGTGATCTTCCTATTTGCTGTACCGGATACACTCCTTGTTTTCGAAGAGAAGCCGGATCTTATGGAGCACACGTAAGAGGTCTTAACAGATTACACCAATTCGATAAAGTCGAAATTGTAAGAATAGAAAAGCCTGAAAATTCTTATGAGGCACTAGAAGGAATGGTTGATCATGTCAAAGAAATCCTGGGAGAGTTAAAACTTCCATACAGAATTCTTCGATTATGCGGAGGGGATATTGGTTTTACAGCAGCCCTGACATATGATTTTGAAGTCTTTTCGACAGCACAAGATCGCTGGTTAGAAATCAGCTCTGTATCTAACTTCGAAACATTTCAGGCAAACCGTTTAAAACTGAGATACAAGGATAAAAATGGTAAAAAACAATTAGCACATACCCTTAACGGAAGTTCTCTGGCACTTCCTAGGGTACTTGCCGGTATTCTGGAAAATTACCAAACATCTAAAGGTATCAAAATTCCGGAAGTACTTGTACCATATTGTGGATTCGAATATATCGACTAA
- a CDS encoding LysR family transcriptional regulator: MDIKYFKLIKTIQEEGNLANSSDKLFLTQSALSHQLKELEERLGFKVFYRTRNKWTLTDEGVALYKLGNRILDTIEKGFQDIAQIQEGSKGNIKISTECYSFYQGLSGFIQKMKLLYPEITVDFDLEATHQPISKVVSREIDIAIVTAKPKDNSLVSTAFFEDEIFAVMHKENQFAELPYLEPDSFVEMHLIIHSYPLETVAVYEHFLKPRHVMPYKISAIPLTEVSLEMVAANMGVMCMPRWGANSFVLPDDLIFKKILKQGLKRKHYLVVRKEDRSKRYIQDFIANFKECFLR; encoded by the coding sequence ATGGACATTAAGTATTTTAAACTTATTAAGACGATACAGGAAGAAGGAAACCTTGCGAATTCATCTGATAAGCTTTTTTTGACACAATCAGCATTGAGTCACCAGCTAAAAGAGTTGGAAGAGCGACTTGGGTTTAAGGTGTTTTATAGAACGAGGAATAAATGGACATTGACAGATGAAGGGGTTGCTTTATATAAGTTGGGAAACCGGATTTTGGATACGATAGAAAAAGGATTTCAAGATATAGCGCAAATACAGGAAGGCTCTAAAGGAAATATAAAAATTAGTACTGAGTGTTATTCTTTTTATCAGGGGTTGTCGGGTTTTATTCAGAAAATGAAGCTGCTTTACCCGGAGATTACAGTCGATTTTGATTTGGAGGCAACACATCAACCGATTTCTAAGGTTGTTTCCAGAGAAATAGATATCGCGATAGTGACAGCAAAACCAAAAGATAACTCATTAGTGAGTACAGCATTTTTTGAAGATGAAATTTTTGCAGTGATGCATAAAGAGAATCAATTCGCAGAATTGCCTTACCTCGAACCGGATTCTTTTGTAGAGATGCATTTGATTATTCATTCTTATCCTTTAGAGACAGTTGCTGTTTATGAGCATTTTTTAAAGCCTCGGCATGTGATGCCATATAAGATATCAGCTATTCCATTAACAGAGGTGTCTCTGGAAATGGTTGCTGCTAATATGGGGGTTATGTGTATGCCGAGATGGGGTGCGAATTCTTTTGTGTTGCCAGATGATTTGATTTTCAAAAAAATCCTGAAACAAGGACTAAAGAGAAAGCACTATTTGGTGGTGAGAAAAGAAGATCGGTCTAAACGGTATATTCAGGATTTTATCGCCAATTTTAAAGAGTGTTTTCTGAGGTGA
- a CDS encoding alpha/beta fold hydrolase — MASNQSNETKGLALKKISYAPNSPTIVFLHDSLGCIELWRDFPEKLSSLTKCNVLIYDRQGYGQSKAFSSPRRTSNYLEIEAAILARLLRENSCQNAILFGHSDGGSIALIAAAQYPELISGIITEGAHIFVEDITIKGIKDAEKLYRETNLKSRLQKYHGSKTEAMFWAWASTWTTPEFRNWNIEHFLPKISCPALIIQGADDEYGTIEQVQRIHQQVSGTTRTHIIPNIKHTPHKEAPEIVLQLVTTFIHQYLFPSKK; from the coding sequence ATGGCATCAAATCAAAGTAACGAAACCAAAGGATTAGCATTAAAAAAAATCAGTTACGCTCCGAATTCTCCCACTATAGTATTCCTTCATGATTCTCTGGGGTGCATAGAACTTTGGCGGGATTTCCCTGAAAAACTAAGCTCTTTAACCAAGTGCAATGTATTGATATATGATCGCCAGGGATATGGACAATCAAAAGCGTTTTCTTCTCCTAGAAGAACTAGTAATTACCTCGAAATAGAAGCTGCTATTTTAGCCCGGTTATTACGAGAAAACAGCTGCCAAAATGCTATTTTATTTGGACATAGTGACGGAGGGTCAATTGCCTTAATAGCCGCCGCCCAATACCCTGAGTTAATTTCTGGAATTATAACAGAAGGCGCGCATATTTTTGTAGAAGATATAACAATAAAAGGAATTAAAGATGCTGAAAAACTATATCGGGAAACCAATCTAAAATCTCGATTACAAAAATATCACGGCTCTAAAACAGAAGCTATGTTTTGGGCTTGGGCAAGCACCTGGACCACTCCAGAGTTCAGAAACTGGAATATCGAGCATTTTCTTCCGAAGATCTCTTGTCCTGCGCTTATTATCCAAGGAGCAGATGACGAATATGGAACCATAGAACAGGTTCAACGTATTCATCAACAAGTCTCAGGAACCACACGAACACACATTATCCCAAACATAAAACACACTCCTCATAAAGAAGCCCCCGAAATTGTATTACAGCTTGTAACTACATTTATCCATCAATATCTGTTTCCCAGCAAAAAATAG